In the Dehalogenimonas sp. THU2 genome, AAGTTCCGGGAAGGTTTTGCCCTCTTTGGCGCAGTGGCTGACCAGCCGTCCGACGACTCCGTGGGCGTTCCGGAAGCTCTCCCCTTTTTTCACCAGGTAGTCCGCCAGGTCGGTGGCCAGCAGGTAGCTTTTATCGACGCTCCTGAGCATTTTCTCCGGCCGGACCTTTATAGTCCGCATCATACCTGCGAAGACCTTTAGCGACAGCAAGAGAGTATCGACGGCGTCGAAAAGACCTTCTTTGTCTTCCTGGAGGTCGCGATTGTAGGCCAGCGGCAGCCCCTTCAGTGTCGTCAGCAGCCCCATTAAGTGGCCGTAAACCCGGCCGGTCTTGCCGCGGCCCAGTTCGGCCACGTCAGGGTTTTTCTTCTGGGGCATTATCGATGAGCCGGTAGCGTAGGCGTCGTCGATCTCGATGAAACCGAACTCAGCGCCGCTCCAGATGATGGTCTCCTCGGCTAGCCGGGACAGGTGCATCATGGCGAGCGCCGCCGCCGCCAGGTACTCGACGACGAAATCCCGGTCGGATACCGCGTCCAGGCTGTTGCGGCTGATGGCGGCGAAGCCCAGTTCCCGGGCGACGAATTCCCGGTCGGTGTCGTAAGCCACGCCGGCCAGCGCCCCGCTGCCCAGCGGCAGAACGTCGGTGCGCTTCAGGCAGTCGCTGAGGCGTTCCCGGTCCCGCTGAAACATCTCAAAATAGGCCAGGTAATGATGGGCTAACAGTACCGGTTGGGCGGGCTGGAGGTGGGTGT is a window encoding:
- the argH gene encoding argininosuccinate lyase; this translates as MSHVRSRFDKPADELVIKYTTSLPFDSRLYREDIRGSVAHARMLAKQSIIESADALDIIKGLVEIELEITDGNFAFKPEMEDIHMAVEARLKEKIGEAGGRLHTARSRNDQVATDLRMYMKDVIAETDASLKELQTALVELAEKHIDVALPGYTHLQPAQPVLLAHHYLAYFEMFQRDRERLSDCLKRTDVLPLGSGALAGVAYDTDREFVARELGFAAISRNSLDAVSDRDFVVEYLAAAALAMMHLSRLAEETIIWSGAEFGFIEIDDAYATGSSIMPQKKNPDVAELGRGKTGRVYGHLMGLLTTLKGLPLAYNRDLQEDKEGLFDAVDTLLLSLKVFAGMMRTIKVRPEKMLRSVDKSYLLATDLADYLVKKGESFRNAHGVVGRLVSHCAKEGKTFPELSIEEYREFSPLFGSDVFEITVTSSIDSKNNPGGTARRRVAEALATAKSSLA